Genomic window (Phocoena phocoena chromosome 20, mPhoPho1.1, whole genome shotgun sequence):
CACTTTCAATGTATGAGCAGCATAGGAGAGCGCCCAGTTTTCAGAATTGCTCCTCCACGTGTGAAGGTGGTTTTACGTGTTGCAGGGAGAACTGGGTGTCACATATCGTGTCCTTTGACACGTTTTCTTGGCGATCCTTTTTACTGACCAGGGTTAAAGCTgtggcagaaaatacagagaggtcTTTCCAGCGTGTTTTAGACGCAAGCCCCGTGCAGAAGTCACACAAGAGGGGTGTGGGATTCCATCCCCTCTGGGTACTTTCCAGGCTCTCGTCACCGAGGACTGAGTTTGGCAGGGGCCCCCAGAGAAGGAAAacgagaaatggacaactttctctgCAACCCCTACTCCTAAGGGCAGTAGAGGGAGTGTGTCCCCTGTGTGTCCAATGCCCTATGTCATCGGGCGAGGGTATCCTGTGGAGCTGAGAAACGGGAGCTCCAATTAACCTAAGCGGCTAAGgggctcagtgtgtgtgtgtgtgtgtgtgtgtgtgtgtgtgtgtgtgttgggggtgtggggtgtgccgGGGTACTCTCTGGTCCAGAGCCGAGGTCTCCGCACGTCCAGCCCAGTTCCCCACGCCAGCCCTGATGGGCACGGAGTCTCTTTGTCCAAGACAGACCAAGGAAGACAGAGCCAGAATAAAGTCAACAGCTTTTATTACAACTcacatatttcatagaaaaaggaATGTAGCGTCAGGTCCGGTTGTGTGAAAAACGGTCCAATGCAGGTTTGTCCTGCTTGCTCTGTTGACACCCGGGGCAGGCTCTCCGCGACATCAGGCACAGCAGCTGCACTTGTCCGAGGCCCCTTTGCAGACGCAGCCCTGGGCACACTTGGCGCAGCCCACGGGGCAGCAGGAGCAGCGGCCTGGGGAGGCAAGGGCAGCGTGCAGTCGGACCACGCGTTGTCCGGAACCACCCTTCCCAGcagcaggcctggccccagccgCCCTCAGGCCCAGACCCTGAGTTTACGATGGTGTCCTCTGTCCTGAGGTAATTGCTCTCACACACTAGGTTCAGGTTGCCCGGCCCATCTGCGCCCAGGACAGGGCACACGGCGCCTTTGGAGAGGCAGTGAGCAGGGCCTCTGGGGACAAGAGAaagccagcccccagcaccaccagTGATGTGAGCCAAGTCCTCAGGATCAAAGTGGAGGCAAAGCCCTCACAGAGCAGCTCCCGCTCGGGATAGGGAAGCTCTGGGCTGCTTCGACAGGAAAGGGCTGCACCAGGTCCGAGAAGCCACGCACGGCCACTGGTTCATGTCCCTAAAGTGCTTCGGTCCCTGAGAGGATTCAGAAGCGTGactcaggaggcaggaggactAGTTCTAGTGACAGGTCTGAGGTGGTTTGTTGGTGACccgtctgggcctcagtctccctgttcTCTAGTGCGCGCCTGGGTCTCGGTCATGCCGAAGGTGATTCCAGCTCTGATTGTGAATCCCTTCCTGGTGAGGGGGGGTGCCGGGAAGTTTGGTCACTGTCCTGCTCCTGCCTGCCCGCTGAGCTCTGGGCTCCCTCCTCGCACTCAGCCCAGACCCCGCATTCCCAGAGAAGGCCCCGCACACTCACTCTTCTTGCAGGAGGTGCATCTGCAGGCTTTGCAGGTGCAGGAGCCAGCGCAGCCGCAGGAGCCGCCTGCCGGGAAGGGAAAGGCCAGCAGTGAGCGGGGACAGGGATGCAGGAGCTACAGCAGACGGTCAGCGATGCCTCCCTGAGCCCTCCTCCTCTGTCAGGACTCAGCCCTGGGAGCTCGTGTCCACTCAGGCGGATAGAGAAGCCCCAGCTCCTCTCTTCTGGTCCAAGGAGAGTAGGTCCCCTCCTGATGGGACTCCACAGGGAAGGTCCCGGGCTCCAGACCCAGCCCAGGCcgactggggctgggggctggaggccgGGGCCCATGGCCTGAACCCCAAAGAGGCAGCGTCCGCTCCTCCCATCAAGTCCTGGCAGCTCCGAGGCCTCCTCCAGACACTGGGTCCCGGTCTAGCAATCCCCTGGCCTGCTGGGTGACCTCAAGAAGGACAGCCTGGAGCCTCCGTGCCCTCAGTGTCaacagagaggcaaagggagactGACGTGCCCTCAGGAGCCTGGCTACCAAGAAAGCCCTGGACCCGTGACAGGAGTCCTCCCGAGCTCAAACTCAAAGCCCTCCCTTCTCGTCCTGTGCCTGGGAAGGGGGCATCCTAAGGCTCCAAGCCAGGGAGGGCTCCCTTACCAGTGGGGCAGGAGCACTTGGGGTCCATCTGGAGGAGCAGTGAGGCCCGAGGTCCAAAGCAAGGGGCGAAGCCGCTTCAGGGGTCCGGTGGGGGCCGTGTGGGAGCGAGGAGCCCGGGGGCTCAGTTATAGGCCGAGGAGGCGGCCCGGGcgcagaggccccgcccccgccttgcGCCCGCCCCGCGGATCCGCGCCGGCGCCGCCCTCCGCGCCCTGGGCCGGGCCGTGAGCAACAGGCGGGGCGGAGCGCACGATTCCACCTCGGTGCCGGCCGGAGCGGAGGGACCGGGTGCCGTGCGGTAAGCGGTGTCCCAGCCCCCTGGCCGCCCCTTCCCAATGTGCCCGACGGGAGCAGCCACCGTGTTGGCGGGTTGTGCAGGAATCCGGCTCCCGCGTCCTCCGGCCttccccgccccaggccccgccgccgccggcctCCGGGTCGCCGTTTCCTGCAGCCTGAGAACAGCCCCCGCCTCCCTCTCGTGTCCCCTGGCTTGGCTGGAGCCGGGGAGCGCTGTCAGAGAGCGCAGGCGGATGTGACCCTCACCACCGTTTCGCCGACCCCATGTGTCCCCAGGCGTTGCCACCACGGTCCTTTGGAAGCATTTTTCCGGTACCGCCTCCTGTAACCGCAGCGCGGTGAACATTGGCTTCAGCCGCGAGTCGCcacttgtgttttcctttcctggaggGGTCCTGGCTCATTTCTCCGGGGGCTTCTTTGCCTAAACTTTCCAGGGGCGCTCCTCACTGTAGCCGGCCCACCCCCACGCCAGGGTGGAGGTTCCCTAGCCATGGGACGCTTCCCCAGGGGCGGCATCATTGTAGGTGACAGGCAGACCTGGCGTTGAATAACAAAGCGAGACGAGTGCATAGTTCCCTTTGAGTAGTCCTGACAGTTATTCACCGTGGAGTCCATGCCAAGCCTTGTTAGTCACTTTTGCTCTTTGAGTTGTCACACCAACCGGGAAGGGAGACGGCAGTCAGGAGCCCGTTTCCCAAAGGCCAAAGTACCTACGGTACAAGGAGGCTACtgaggcaggcacacagtgctggGGAGTGGTGCCCTGCTTCTGTGTTTTTGTCGCTTCGCAGCTGAAAGAGGGAGTCAGTGAGAAAGCTCCCCTTTGGCCCAGAGCTGTGTCCTCAGCCCGTCTCCACCACGTCCAGCTCAATCCTGGGGGCGACCAAGGTGACCCAGTAGGAGCGTATTTATGATTCTGTGGCTACCTTCTGACTCTCTCCTTCAGTAGtgttcaagaggtttttttttttattttttggtataacGTATTTCACaaaatcactgaaaagaaaatggtaaggaaATCCTGATGCAGGTGACAGCAGAAGTGACAGGatccttctgtgtctgtgaggagGGCACGGACTGTGTCCCTCACGGCTTTCTATCTGTAGTGTGTCAACGGCTCTTTGCGTGAAGGCAGGATAACCCTCTCGGGGGAACTGGTCCCACGCTCACAGGGTTGATGGggacggcccagagcacagagctaaACACACCGTCCTTGCTTGCGTGTCTGGAAGGAGAACAATGTCTCCTAGGCTGAtgatagcaaataaataaatagataaataaatgaatgggcgaTGTGGTAGATTACTCACTGAGTGCCCAGTGTATTCTGACCTTCTTTGCATGTATTCAGTTCTTTAATCCCGAGAGCCAGACACTATTACTTTGCCCTTTAGGGCACAGGAGACTGAGCCACAGACAGGTTATGTCACGTGGCTATATGTGACACAGATGGGACTGGCCCTCCTGCAGGCTGACTGCAGCCCTGCGCCCAACCGGACACCACGTCATCCCATGAAGGGTGAGAACActgagcacctggcacagaggcagcagtgggaaaGCCCTGAGCCGGCACTCAGAACCCTCCGCACAGCTCTGTGACCTCTTTGGGCTCCAGCCGCCCACCTCTGCAGCCAGGAGCACAGCTGGACTGTCTGCGAAGACCCTTGCAGCCCTGAAAAAGGAGAGGCCGGATTCAGCCTCCCGTGATGTCATAACCGGCACCGTGTGGCCGGGAGGTGAGACAGCTGCAGTGTAGGTTTAGTCCTCTGAGTATAGGCTGTGTGCCCTCGggtaagttgcttaacctctctggagttGGCACCATCACTCCAGACCACGCAGGTTCACCGAGTCTGTCCAAACGCTGTGGCGGTGACTCGTTGCACGGGGCTTGTTGGAGGACATCCCCACGCCCTCTGGCACTGGATAAGCAAGGTTCCTATCCATCTCTGCCCTCACCGTGAGCTTGCTCGCAAACCAGGGAGCCTTTCTCCAGGAGCTTGTGGGGAGCTCAAGGATTCTCTGTGCACAAATGTCAGTGTGGAGAGGGCGATCGTACAGGACACCGTTCGGGAAGCCCGAGCTAGGAGCCAGGCCACTATCTCGCTTATTGCCCCTCCTTGAAATGAATCTTTTgtatggaaaggaggaaatgaaatctcAGAGAGTATCAGTGACTTGCCAGGTCAGGAAGTGGCATGGCGGCTGTGAACCTGAGTGCCTGACACCAACGCCCACGCACGCAGCACGGGCCGGCTCCCGAAATGCCCTCTGCACTCGGAGCACCTGTGGCCGATCTTGGTCCTGACTTCTGAGCCAcgtgtctcctctttctctcggAGTGCCCATCAAATAGGAGTTCCCTCCCCAGACCGCCAGG
Coding sequences:
- the LOC136140415 gene encoding metallothionein-1E-like → MDPKCSCPTGGSCGCAGSCTCKACRCTSCKKSRCSCCPVGCAKCAQGCVCKGASDKCSCCA